From the Nodularia sphaerocarpa UHCC 0038 genome, the window TATTGTTGATTTCTTTAATCTTCATAGTCCCCTGACAGATAGCAGCCAAGATTTTACTATTTCCCAAGCTAGTCAGCGAATTGTTGATACTCTTGACCTCATAGGCTTTTTCTTTAATCAAAGGAATTATCTGCAAGGTATTACTTTACTTGCTGCGGCGCAAGAAACTTTTTTGAAGGTAGCTATTTTGTCAAAAGTCGCGATGATTGATGAAACTATTACTGTCAATAATTCTGCTCAAAAAGTCGCTGATTTAGTTGCATGGGTTCCTTTGGGACTATTTTTAAATAAATCTATTAATCATTATAGCATTGCTGATAAGAAAAGTATTTTACAAAAACTCCAATTTCCTGTGCATAATTTTAAATTAGGTACAGATAAAGAGTTTGATATTACTAACAAAAATTTTGGAATGCTGGCTTGGCTCAAAAATCTTGATAATAAGTTTATTGAATGGTCTTTACTAAGATGGTATTGCAGCAAAAGAGAAGCTAATGATGACCTGCGTAACCAATTAATGCACAATTTACGTGGTGTAGAAGATAGGGAGGTTATTGATTATTTATTAGGATATGAAAACCATCAATTAACTAAGGTGATGGATGCTTTTAATCAAGTTAAAAAACAATTTTTAAATGCTATGGATGATTTTAAACTTCCATATAAAAGAGAGAAATTAAAGAAGAGGTTGGAAGAAATAGCAAATTCTCTGTGTAGCTAAATTAAGATGGTGCGTTGCGCTGCGCGACAACACACCCTACGAAGATCAGATATATCGATTTTTATGTGATTTTGTACACATGGGCGGGCATCTTTGTTCTCACCCACAAGATGTATGGGAGTATACTGGATTTAATGGCAAAATGCTGTGGTTGATGGAGCGATCGCCAAAGGCGCGGCGGAGCATCGTCGCACCCTAACCAAAAGCCTCAAAATCCCAGTACCTTAGAGATATAGATAAAATAGTCACTTAACCAAAGCCCCCAAATTAAATTCATACCCCCCTCCTCGCTTGCACCGGAGGGGCTGGGGGTGGGGTTGATAAATCGGAGGAAAACGTGACCACTACGGTACACTGGCAACAAAGAGTAGGAAATCAAAGAGATTGGGTGTGGCGAGGCTGGCAAACGCGTTACACTTATATCCGACCTAGCCAACACCACCAAAATACAACACCCTTAATCCTGTTACATGGTTTTGGTGCTTCCATTGGACATTGGCGACATAATTTAGCAGTCTTAGGCGAACACCATACCGTTTACGCCCTCGATATGCTCGGTTTTGGGGCTTCCCAAAAAGCGCCAGCAAATTACAGTATAGAACTGTGGGTAGAACAGGTCTACGAATTTTGGAAAGCATTTATCCGTCAACCAGTTATATTAATCGGTAATTCCAACGGTTCGCTGATTTCTTTAGCAGCAGCCGCCGCTCATCCCGAAATGGTTAAGGGTATTATCATGATGAGTTTACCAGACCCATCATTAGAACAAGAAGCCATCCCGCCTTTCCTGCGTCCTGTGGTGACAGGAATTAAAAAGATGGTTGCTTCGCCGTTGATACTCAAACCTGTGTTTCTGTTCGTGCGCCGTCCTAGTGTGCTGCGTCGCTGGGCTAGTCTGGCTTACGCTAATCCTGAAGCCAT encodes:
- a CDS encoding alpha/beta fold hydrolase, with the protein product MTTTVHWQQRVGNQRDWVWRGWQTRYTYIRPSQHHQNTTPLILLHGFGASIGHWRHNLAVLGEHHTVYALDMLGFGASQKAPANYSIELWVEQVYEFWKAFIRQPVILIGNSNGSLISLAAAAAHPEMVKGIIMMSLPDPSLEQEAIPPFLRPVVTGIKKMVASPLILKPVFLFVRRPSVLRRWASLAYANPEAITDELVDILAGPPQDRGSARAFSALFRAAIAVNFSPSVKAILPTLTVPMLLIWGQKDKFVPPVLAQRFTQYNDKLELLNLEDVGHCPHDECPEKVNQVILDWINRHSIATAKEIRT